A DNA window from Aspergillus nidulans FGSC A4 chromosome V contains the following coding sequences:
- a CDS encoding putative glycerol-3-phosphate acyltransferase Sct1 (transcript_id=CADANIAT00003478), which translates to MAKKPYIPPLIGWLYDLVLWTFSVLVDLFFREVHPRGSWKIPRRGPMIIVAAPHANQFVDSLILMRVLRTEAHRRISFLIAEKSFRRKFIGLLARGIGTVPVARAMDMLKPGQGTVYLPDPVNQPTLLRGVGTNFEAPGFEKDGTIALPTINGTSHSTSIAEIRGPEELILKKPFTHKDALFQLTGRTDITDDGTFTGDVSDKDRADFKGSKFKAAPHVDQSAVYEAVFGRLLGGGCIGIFPEGGSHDRPDLLPLKPGVALMALGTLAENPDCGLKIVPCGMNYFHAHKFRSRAVIEFGTPLEVPKELVEKYKNGDRRGAVGPLLEMIYQSLVAVTVTSPDYETLMVIQAARRLYNTKGKKLPLPMVVELNRRLVKGYSHFKDDPRIVDLKKSIADYNKQLRLLGIRDHQVEYAKFSFVKVIATLIYRLGKLALLTIGTLPGLLLFTPVFITTKLISNKKSKEALAASTVKLQGRDVMATWKLLVALAFAPALYAFYTAAFTYWAYRNRINGYVPDFVPLWSFIPIGMVLFPTITFAALRIGEIGMDIIKSLRPLLLSLNPSSANTLVKLRLRRAALAKQVTDTINTLGPELFPDFDAARIVTDPFRELNRQSANPEGEQRPPSVEIRRASTENFDEGSPSQEPLPRNESFHNLANFGFFSTRPSSRNRSRSNSRSSSFGGLPGTSGQQLKPLSQLTTKGGFDEVSSKIRDAMRERGVQRRRRSEDNSSWDMASSGPGTPHSEDNRKDI; encoded by the exons atggcgaagaagccgtACATTCCACCCTTAATTGGGTGGTTATACGATCTTGTGCTGTGGACTTTCTCTGTCCTTGttgatctcttcttccggGAGGTCCATCCGCGCGGATCATGGAAGATACCTCGAAGAGGACCGATGATCATTGTGGCAGCCCCTCATGCCAATCAG TTCGTCGACTCTCTAATTCTTATGCGCGTGCTGCGCACCGAAGCGCATCGCCGAATCTCGTTTCTTATCGCAGAAAAATCATTTCGTCGCAAGTTCATTGGGCTTTTGGCGAGGGGCATAGGGACAGTGCCCGTGGCTAGAGCTATGGACATGCTGAAGCCCGGCCAGGGTACCGTATATCTACCAGATCCTGTCAATCAACCGACTCTATTGCGCGGCGTAGGCACAAACTTTGAAGCGCCAGGTTTCGAGAAAGACGGTACTATCGCGCTGCCAACTATTAACGGGACTTCACATAGTACAAGTATCGCCGAGATTCGTGGTCCGGAGGAGCTTATACTCAAGAAACCATTCACTCATAAGGATGCGCTGTTCCAGTTAACGGGCCGTACCGATATCACAGATGATGGAACTTTCACCGGAGACGTTTCCGACAAAGACCGCGCCGATTTCAAGGGCTCCAAGTTCAAGGCGGCACCCCATGTGGACCAGAGCGCGGTATATGAAGCAGTATTTGGGCGGCTCCTTGGAGGTGGCTGTATCGGCATTTTCCCGGAGGGAGGCAGCCACGATCGCCCGGATCTACTGCCCTTGAAAC CTGGTGTTGCTCTTATGGCTCTCGGTACATTGGCCGAGAACCCGGACTGCGGCTTGAAAATTGTACCCTGCGGAATGAACTATTTCCACGCTCATAAATTCCGCTCGAGGGCGGTAATCGAATTTGGTACCCCTCTCGAGGTCCCTAAGGAATTAGTGGAGAAGTATAAAAACGGGGACAGAAGGGGTGCTGTTGGTCCGCTATTGGAGATGATATATCAAAGTCTTGTCGCAGTGACAGTAACCAGCCCTGATTACGAGACACTGATG GTTATCCAAGCTGCACGTCGTCTGTACAACACCAAGGGAAAGAAGCTTCCGCTCCCAATGGTTGTGGAACTCAACCGCCGTCTCGTCAAGGGTTACTCACATTTCAAGGACGATCCGCGGATCGtggatttgaagaagtcgatTGCAGACTACAACAAGCAACTGCGACTCCTGGGAATTCGTGACCATCAGGTTGAATATGCTAAATTTTCTTTCGTCAAAGTGATTGCGACCTTGATATATCGCCTTGGCAAATTAGCACTTCTCACAATCGGGACCTTACCTGGCCTCCTTCTATTCACTCCGGTGTTTATAACAACAAAGTTGATTTCGAACAAGAAATCAAAGGAAGCGCTTGCTGCTTCAACGGTCAAGCTTCAAGGCCGCGATGTGATGGCAACTTGGAAGCTCCTCGTTGCTCTTGCATTCGCCCCCGCTCTTTACGCGTTCTATACCGCAGCCTTTACCTATTGGGCATATCGTAATCGCATAAATGGATACGTTCCTGATTTCGTGCCGCTGTGGTCATTTATACCGATTGGCATGGTCTTGTTTCCGACTATCACTTTTGCTGCACTGCGTATTGGTGAGATCGGCATGGACATTATCAAGTCCCTGCGTCCGCTACTATTATCACTCAACCCTTCGTCGGCTAACACCTTGGTTAAACTCCGATTGCGACGTGCTGCGCTCGCCAAGCAGGTCACCGACACCATTAACACGCTTGGACCCGAACTGTTCCCAGACTTTGATGCTGCAAGAATTGTGACAGATCCTTTCCGCGAGCTCAACCGGCAATCTGCGAACCCCGAAGGTGAACAGCGACCACCGAGCGTGGAGATCAGGAGAGCAAGCACGGAGAACTTCGATGAGGGTTCGCCTTCTCAAGAGCCACTTCCTCGAAACGAGTCCTTCCATAATCTTGCGAACTTCGGCTTTTTCTCGACGCGACCCTCTAGCCGtaaccgcagccgcagcaacagccgcagcagttCGTTTGGAGGGTTGCCGGGCACATCGggccagcagctcaagcCTCTCAGCCAGCTCACAACCAAAGGTGGGTTTGACGAAGTGAGCTCCAAGATTCGGGATGCCATGCGTGAGCGGGGAGTCCAGCGGCGTCGGCGGAGTGAGGATAATAGTAGCTGGGACATGGCTAGCTCCGGACCGGGGACGCCGCACAGTGAAGACAACCGGAAAGATATCTAA
- the lys9 gene encoding saccharopine dehydrogenase (NADP+, L-glutamate-forming) (transcript_id=CADANIAT00003476): MAKQIAGSKVLLLGSGFVTKPTVEVLSKADVEVTVACRTLESAKKLCEGFKNTKAISLDVNDDKALDEAMSKVDLAISLIPYTFHAQVIKSAIRTKKHVVTTSYVSPAMMELDQQCKDAGITVMNEIGLDPGIDHLYAVKTISEVHAEGGKITSFLSYCGGLPAPECSNNPLGYKFSWSSRGVLLALRNAAKFYQDGQEKSIAGPELMAAAKPYYIYPGFAFVAYPNRDSTPFRERYNIPEAQTLVRGTLRYQGFPEFIKVLVDMGFLSDEPQTYLSTPIAWKEATQKILGATSSDEKDLEWAISSKTTFPNNDERDRIISGLRWIGIFSDEKITPRGNPLDTLCATLEQKMQYGPEERDLVMLQHKFGIEHKDGSKEVRTSTLCEYGVPGGYSAMAKLVGIPCGVAVKLVLDGTINQTGVLAPMTWDICEPIQKTLKEEYGIEMIEKTL, translated from the exons ATGGCTAAGCAAATTGCTGGTTCTaaggtccttcttcttggctcaGGCTTCG TCACCAAGCCCACTGTTGAGGTTCTCAGCAAGGCCGACGTCGAAGTTACTGTCG CATGCAGAACCCTCGAGAGCGCGAAGAAACTCTGCGAAGGATTCAAGAACACCAAGGCCATCTCCCTCGACGTCAACGATGACAAGGCTCTTGATGAAGCCATGAGCAAGGTCGACCTGGCCATTTCCTTGATTCCCTACACCTTCCACGCCCAGGTTATCAAGTCGGCTATCCGCACCAAGAAGCATGTTGTCACCACATCCTACGTTTCTCCGGCCATGATGGAGCTAGACCAGCAGTGCAAGGATGCTGGCATTACTGTCATGAACGAGATCGGTTTGGACCCG GGTATCGATCACCTTTACGCGGTTAAGACTATCTCCGAG GTCCATGCTGAGGGTGGTAAGATCACATCCTTCCTCTCTTACTGCGGTGGTCTTCCCGCTCCCGAGTGCTCAAACAACCCTCTGGGCTACAAGTTCTCCTGGTCCAGCCGTGGAGTCCTCCTTGCCCTCCGTAACGCCGCCAAGTTCTACCAGGACGGTCAAGAAAAAAGCATTGCCGGCCCCGAGCTCATGGCTGCCGCCAAGCCCTACTACATTTACCCCGGCTTTGCTTTCGTCGCCTACCCTAACCGCGACTCTACCCCTTTCCGTGAGCGCTACAACATCCCCGAGGCTCAGACCCTCGTCCGCGGCACTCTCCGCTATCAGGGCTTCCCCGAATTCATCAAGGTCCTTGTGGACATGGGCTTCCTGAGTGACGAGCCTCAGACTTACCTCAGCACCCCGATCGCCTGGAAGGAGGCCACCCAGAAGATCCTTGGCGCGACCTCATCCGATGAGAAAGACCTCGAGTGGGCCATCTCTTCCAAGACCACCTTCCCCAACAATGACGAGCGTGACCGTATCATCTCCGGTCTCCGCTGGATTGGGATTTTCTCCGACGAGAAGATCACCCCCCGCGGCAACCCGCTCGACACCCTCTGCGCCACCCTCGAGCAGAAGATGCAGTATGGCCCCGAGGAGCGGGACCTCGTCATGCTCCAGCACAAGTTCGGCATCGAACATAAGGATGGCTCCAAGGAGGTCCGCACCAGCACGCTCTGCGAGTACGGTGTCCCTGGTGGTTACTCTGCCATGGCCAAGCTTGTTGGCATCCCCTGTGGTGTTGCTGTGAAGCTGGTCCTTGATGGCACTATTAACCAGACTGGTGTTCTTGCTCCCATGACTTGGGACATCTGCGAACCTATCCAGAAGACCCTCAAGGAGGAGTATGGTATTGAAATGATCGAGAAAACTCTGTGA
- a CDS encoding uncharacterized protein (transcript_id=CADANIAT00003474): MGRQRRCASEHPVSTIWQLHGSGMFSAYCKRHGLV; the protein is encoded by the exons ATGGGTAGGCAAAGGCGCTGTGCCAGCGAGCA CCCTGTCTCTA CTATATGGCAGCTACATGGCAGTGGCATGTTCTCAGCGTATTGCAAGCGCCATGGTCTAGTTTAA
- a CDS encoding AHA1 family protein (transcript_id=CADANIAT00003475) has translation MVLHNPNNWHWVNKDVSAWAKTYLKEKLRAVSAEEDGVTAKVSDVLTMDGDVDVSQRKGKVITLFDVKLQLEYEGKTKDEEAVSGTITIPEVAHDTEEDEYVFDIDIYSDSPSKQPVKDLVRSKIVPQIRKELVQLAPALVAEHGKDIQHAPGENPSKGFTPAVSYPQTKKQEAPASKPATTTTTNKVSVNTTTVTASDEFRTTAEELFKTFTEPERLAAFTRGQPRQWDGAKVGGKYSIFDGNVTGEFVKLESPTLLVQKWRLAQWPEGHFSTLEINFDQNDVDGVTQMRVSWAGVPVGQEDVTKQNWELYYVRSIKQTFGFGTIL, from the exons ATGGTTCTTCACAATCCTAACAATTGGCACTGGGTCAACAAGGATGTCTCCGCCTGGGCCAAGACTTatctgaaggagaagcttCGTGCCGTttcggcggaggaagatggcgtCACCGCTAAGGTGTCCGACGTACTGACAATGGATGGCGACGTAGATGTCAGCCAGCGAAAGGGCAAGGTCATTACTTTGTTCGACGTCAAGCTGCAGTTGGAGTATGAAG GTAAGACTAAGGACGAAGAGGCTGTGAGTGGTACTATCACCATCCCCGAGGTGGCCCATGAcacggaggaagatgagtATGTC TTTGACATCGATATCTACTCGGATTCTCCTTCCAAGCAGCCCGTGAAGGATCTTGTGCGGTCAAAGATTGTTCCACAGATCAGAAAAGAACTGGTCCAGCTCGCTCCTGCCTTGGTAGCTGAACACGGAAAAGATATCCAGCATGCCCCTGGTGAAAATCCGTCCAAGGGCTTTACGCCGGCCGTATCGTACCCTCAGAccaagaagcaagaagcCCCTGCTTCCAAACCCGCCACTACAACTACTACCAACAAGGTTTCCGTCAACACCACTACGGTGACCGCTTCGGACGAATTCCGCACCACGGCTGAAGAGCTGTTCAAGACTTTCACAGAACCCGAGCGTCTCGCAGCCTTCACCCGCGGGCAGCCTCGCCAGTGGGACGGTGCTAAGGTCGGCGGCAAGTATTCAATTTTCGACGGCAATGTCACCGGAGAATTTGTGAAGCTTGAGTCTCCAACACTGCTGGTCCAGAAGTGGCGCTTGGCTCAGTGGCCTGAAGGGCATTTCAGTACCCTCGAGATCAACTTCGACCAGAACGATGTTGACGGCGTCACCCAAATGCGTGTATCATGGGCCGGCGTCCCTGTTGGCCAGGAAGACGTCACGAAGCAGAATTGGGAACTCTATTACGTGCGCAGCATCAAGCAGACTTTCGG GTTTGGCACTATTCTCTGA
- a CDS encoding undecaprenyl diphosphate synthase family protein (transcript_id=CADANIAT00003477) — translation MATSMHLSKLRNWFLASPPIEYAISKLRDLLVGAIKQGPVPQHIAFIMDGNRRFARSHGIETVEGHNLGFEALARILEVCYRSGVQVVTIYAFSIENFKRSKFEVDALMEMARVKLSQMAQHGEILDRYGAKVRILGRLDLLRPDVLAAVNRAVDMTKNNGDRVLNICFPYTSRDEITGAIRETVAEYSKPIRTAHSSSTIPRTPFSEDHITQNIRSQTLNGKLENLSNESDSVSESSTLGEDDAQKPNDKNKVYQSESALSSGATLLLPDQLTKGRTTNSSDSEPPVFKSPETITRQTLADHMLTRDNPPLDLLIRTSGVERLSDFMLWQCHENTEIAFLDILWPEFDLWHFLPVLLRWQRMVSKARQNPDAEGNFDGDFQESSDDSKEDLVVSSGAKAKIL, via the exons ATGGCTACATCAATGCACCTCTCGAAACTCCGGAATTGGTTCCTTGCATCACCCCCCATAGAATATGCGATATCCAAGCTGCGAGACCTGCTGGTTGGAGCGATCAAACAGGGGCCAGTTCCACAACATATCGCATTCATAATGGATGGGAATCGGAGATTTGCCCGATCTCACGGTATCGAAACCGTGGAGGGCCATAATCTGGGATTTGAGGCGCTGGCACGG ATCCTTGAGGTGTGCTACAGGAGCGGAGTACAAGTCGTCACGATCTACGCGTTCAGTATTGAGAATTTCAAACGGTCCAAGTTTGAGGTGGATGctttgatggagatggcaAGGGTCAAATTGTCGCAGATGGCCCAACATGGAGAGATCTTGGATCGGTATGGAGCGAAAGTACGGATACTAGGTCGATTGGACTTGCTCCGCCCCGACGTGCTTGCCGCGGTTAACCGCGCAGTCGACATGACGAAGAATAATGGTGACCGTGTTCTGAACATTTGCTTTCCTTATACGTCGCGCGACGAGATCACTGGCGCCATCCGCGAAACGGTAGCCGAGTACAGCAAGCCTATCCGAACGGCTCACTCGTCGTCCACAATTCCGCGCACACCGTTCTCTGAAGACCATATCACACAGAACATTCGGTCCCAAACATTGAATGGGAAGTTGGAAAACTTGAGTAATGAATCCGATTCTGTATCAGAATCATCCACACTTGGTGAAGATGATGCGCAAAAACCAAACGACAAGAACAAGGTCTACCAGTCTGAATCCGCTCTCTCATCTGGCGCCACTCTCCTCTTACCCGACCAGCTTACGAAAGGTCGGACGACGAATTCTTCTGATTCCGAGCCCCCAGTTTTCAAATCGCCAGAAACCATTACACGACAAACCTTGGCAGATCATATGCTCACCCGCGACAACCCTCCCCTCGATCTGCTGATCCGCACGTCAGGGGTGGAACGTCTCAGCGACTTCATGCTGTGGCAATGTCATGAAAACACGGAGATTGCCTTCTTGGATATCCTATGGCCCGAGTTCGACCTATGGCATTTCTTGCCAGTGTTATTGAGGTGGCAGCGGATGGTCTCCAAAGCCAGACAAAACCCAGATGCCGAGGGTAACTTTGACGGCGATTtccaggaatcctcggacgACAGCAAGGAAGACCTAGTGGTTAGTTCCGGCGCCAAGGCGAAAATCTTATAG